A portion of the Halobacillus ihumii genome contains these proteins:
- a CDS encoding TetR/AcrR family transcriptional regulator — MGRSVKKDTLLSVAERLFYEHGFHGVGLKQIISEANVATMTLYNHFSSKDNLVEEVLKQREERYWSYLDSQVEMDSDSPFILAVEAHGRWLNEQSYRGCMFLRAIEDYAGTDNEIENIARGHKSKLLKYFQQLAQRKGKDNERDLAHRFTLLLEGTTSMTTLIGAEKATEHSIAMARTLVQHTS, encoded by the coding sequence ATGGGTCGATCTGTAAAAAAAGATACACTACTCAGCGTAGCTGAACGGTTATTTTATGAGCACGGATTTCATGGAGTAGGATTGAAGCAAATCATCAGTGAAGCGAATGTAGCAACGATGACGCTTTATAATCATTTTTCCTCCAAGGACAATTTAGTTGAAGAAGTACTTAAACAGCGGGAAGAACGCTATTGGTCTTATTTGGATTCACAAGTCGAAATGGATTCAGATTCGCCTTTTATTCTTGCTGTTGAAGCTCACGGTCGTTGGTTAAACGAACAATCTTACAGAGGATGCATGTTCTTAAGAGCAATAGAAGATTATGCAGGAACAGATAATGAAATTGAAAATATTGCAAGAGGTCACAAATCCAAATTACTTAAATACTTTCAGCAATTGGCTCAAAGGAAAGGGAAAGATAACGAACGGGATTTAGCTCACCGATTTACATTGCTGCTTGAAGGCACCACTTCTATGACAACATTGATTGGTGCAGAGAAAGCAACGGAACATTCTATTGCGATGGCGAGGACACTTGTCCAACATACATCGTAA
- a CDS encoding peptide-methionine (S)-S-oxide reductase yields the protein MEMVYIAGGCLWGVQAFIKTLPGVKFTEAGRANGTSHTLEDDYDGYAECVKTGFDPTVVTIRDLMGYLFEIIDPYSLNKQGQDVGEKYRTGVYSEKAEHLKEAKAFLGERNDYDLIVVEVLPLTNYVRSAEEHQDRLARCPNDYCHIPEEILSRYK from the coding sequence ATGGAAATGGTATATATTGCAGGTGGATGTTTATGGGGAGTACAAGCTTTTATAAAAACTTTACCTGGAGTTAAGTTTACAGAAGCGGGAAGAGCTAATGGAACAAGTCATACGCTTGAGGATGATTATGATGGGTATGCCGAATGTGTAAAAACAGGATTTGATCCGACGGTTGTAACAATCAGGGACTTAATGGGATATTTATTTGAAATCATTGATCCATACAGTTTGAATAAACAAGGGCAGGATGTTGGCGAGAAATATAGAACAGGAGTATATAGTGAAAAGGCAGAACACTTAAAAGAGGCGAAGGCATTTCTTGGGGAGAGAAATGATTATGACCTTATAGTTGTTGAAGTATTACCTCTAACAAACTATGTGAGAAGTGCAGAAGAACATCAAGATAGGTTAGCTAGATGTCCAAATGATTATTGTCATATTCCAGAAGAAATTTTAAGTAGATATAAGTAA
- a CDS encoding alpha/beta hydrolase family protein: MKGKSIGLLFAIMLLLVGCSSQSDQNQTDQSKSEDGKSSTEGIAGSWNGSINVPNQPLPIMTTFEKGDGWSGALSIPVQGVEDYPFAEVKVDGSAVSFHMELAGQKISFEGEKEGDTISGTFTQQGQSFPFELKKGKAETGDVAKEEKGQFLSVDTNEGKLFGELETPVEEGPYPVVLIIPGSGPTDRNGNAATVQGKNNSLKLLAEALAEQGIASVRYDKRGVGKNQQAAIPEKELRFDQFAQDAQAWVDMLNGEDQFSKVGVIGHSQGSLVGMMAAEEVGVDAFVSLAGAGRPINEVLYDQLKVNLPEGLKKQSKEILEQLKAGEQVEDVPKELQSVFRLSVQPFLSSWMQYNPAQAIQKLNIPILIVNGKRDLQVPVQEAEMLQEAKPEAELLVIEKMNHVLKEAPEDRAGNLQTYSDPDLPLADGLVKGIVSFFKNVGFIE, encoded by the coding sequence ATGAAGGGGAAAAGTATTGGTTTATTGTTCGCTATCATGCTTTTGTTAGTAGGCTGCAGCAGCCAATCCGATCAAAACCAAACGGATCAGAGTAAATCAGAAGATGGAAAATCGTCCACAGAAGGTATAGCAGGCAGTTGGAATGGAAGTATTAATGTGCCCAACCAGCCATTACCGATCATGACTACTTTTGAAAAAGGGGACGGATGGAGTGGAGCGCTCAGTATTCCGGTTCAAGGTGTAGAGGACTACCCGTTTGCGGAAGTAAAGGTTGATGGATCAGCGGTCTCTTTTCACATGGAGTTAGCAGGTCAGAAGATCAGCTTCGAAGGGGAGAAAGAGGGAGATACGATATCTGGAACCTTTACGCAGCAAGGTCAATCGTTTCCTTTTGAACTGAAAAAGGGAAAAGCTGAAACGGGTGATGTTGCCAAAGAGGAAAAGGGGCAATTTCTCAGTGTCGACACGAACGAAGGCAAACTGTTTGGAGAGCTAGAGACGCCTGTTGAAGAGGGGCCGTACCCAGTTGTGTTGATTATTCCTGGTTCAGGACCGACTGACCGTAACGGTAATGCTGCCACCGTTCAAGGGAAAAACAACAGTTTAAAGCTTTTGGCGGAGGCGTTAGCCGAACAGGGTATAGCTAGTGTGCGGTACGATAAACGTGGTGTAGGGAAAAATCAACAAGCGGCGATTCCGGAAAAAGAACTTCGCTTTGACCAATTTGCGCAGGATGCTCAGGCATGGGTAGACATGTTAAATGGGGAGGACCAATTTTCAAAAGTAGGCGTGATTGGGCACAGCCAAGGATCTCTCGTTGGTATGATGGCAGCTGAAGAAGTGGGCGTTGATGCCTTTGTATCGTTAGCAGGGGCTGGCCGGCCGATAAATGAAGTCCTTTATGATCAGTTAAAAGTTAATCTTCCTGAAGGTCTGAAAAAGCAAAGTAAGGAAATTCTAGAGCAGCTAAAGGCAGGCGAACAAGTAGAGGATGTACCCAAGGAATTACAAAGCGTATTTCGTCTATCTGTTCAGCCATTTTTGTCTTCATGGATGCAGTATAACCCTGCCCAGGCAATTCAGAAGTTAAATATTCCTATCCTGATTGTCAACGGAAAACGGGATCTTCAAGTACCAGTCCAAGAGGCCGAAATGCTCCAAGAAGCGAAACCAGAGGCTGAATTGTTAGTGATTGAGAAAATGAATCATGTCTTAAAAGAGGCTCCTGAGGACAGAGCAGGAAATTTACAGACTTACTCCGATCCGGACTTGCCGTTAGCAGATGGACTGGTCAAAGGGATCGTAAGCTTTTTCAAGAATGTTGGTTTTATAGAATAG
- a CDS encoding GNAT family N-acetyltransferase — MKNAESEVEISKSNVLEPIHLLIACISEKKGALGEVSLKCTLDAAFLRAQIEDVGNTANQNRTKTPLFNVYVTEEIKQVFEVAISIMKKYNQVYLNEGHVLKALINIDLIDKYLNDYNKEIILTLGTTSRDMITHLGNYTFPNIDSHFVRKVKQTDSDKLVKYVEHNFSYEWSQTLKGGFKSRNPSIYIALNNEEEIVGFAAFDVYKNKKCYFGPMGVSESNRMNGIGYSLLHHCLKDMKDIGYEYAIIGGAGPIEFYERACNAVVIPSA, encoded by the coding sequence ATGAAGAATGCGGAAAGCGAGGTTGAAATTTCAAAAAGTAATGTATTAGAACCGATACATTTACTGATCGCTTGTATTAGTGAAAAAAAAGGCGCGCTTGGGGAGGTTTCTTTAAAATGTACCTTGGATGCAGCATTTTTAAGGGCCCAGATTGAAGATGTAGGAAATACCGCAAACCAAAACAGGACTAAAACCCCCCTGTTTAACGTTTATGTAACAGAGGAGATAAAACAGGTTTTTGAGGTTGCCATTAGCATAATGAAAAAATATAACCAAGTTTATCTAAATGAAGGTCATGTCCTTAAAGCATTAATTAACATTGATCTTATCGATAAATATCTAAATGATTACAATAAAGAAATCATACTAACTCTCGGTACAACATCCCGTGATATGATTACGCATCTTGGTAATTACACTTTTCCAAACATAGATTCTCATTTTGTTCGAAAAGTGAAGCAGACCGATTCTGATAAACTAGTAAAGTATGTAGAACACAATTTTTCATACGAATGGTCACAAACTTTAAAAGGTGGTTTTAAATCAAGAAATCCATCAATATACATAGCTTTGAATAATGAGGAAGAAATAGTCGGATTCGCTGCTTTTGACGTCTATAAAAATAAAAAATGCTATTTTGGTCCTATGGGTGTTTCTGAATCTAATAGAATGAATGGAATTGGTTATTCGTTACTCCATCATTGTCTAAAAGATATGAAAGATATTGGTTACGAGTACGCAATTATTGGTGGCGCCGGCCCCATTGAGTTTTACGAAAGAGCGTGTAATGCAGTTGTAATTCCTTCAGCATAA
- a CDS encoding helix-turn-helix transcriptional regulator produces the protein MKHGVRNSIKEMRKEKGFTQDQLAEKILVTRQTIIAIEKQRYEPSIGTAIKLATVLDCSIDSLFWIEGEE, from the coding sequence ATGAAACATGGAGTACGTAATTCCATAAAAGAGATGAGAAAAGAGAAGGGGTTCACCCAGGACCAATTAGCTGAAAAGATCCTGGTCACTAGACAAACGATTATTGCCATAGAAAAACAACGTTATGAACCATCCATTGGCACAGCTATTAAATTAGCTACTGTATTAGATTGCTCTATAGACAGTTTATTTTGGATCGAAGGAGAGGAATGA
- a CDS encoding MFS transporter: MKFSKLVLPGATMIAATYGLARFSFGLLLPAINESLEMSEFVSGMISSLFYLAYCLTIILSTVITTKEGPRRMIISAGMSAFAGLLLIGVTPNVWLLALGVLLAGGSTGLVSPPYGAAISLWIKESNQGKANTWVNSGTSFGIALSGAGAILLAPNWRLTYLIYAILTFLILIWNFQTIPKNGMSSRVRFKKGNLSIRGVKGAIPLTLASLTLGFSTAAFWTFSRSFIEVAGDYSEWQLSGFWVIIGLFGVLGGFSGSHVEKWGLSLAYKVGSLSIASSSIILSFAPGNLLMSYLSAGIFGSSYIFLTGVLLVWGIRVFITNASLGIGVPFLTLAMGQVIGSVLAGWLIGTWGYVTSFILYGVVGIVAALIAPKKR; this comes from the coding sequence ATGAAATTTTCAAAATTAGTTTTACCTGGAGCTACCATGATTGCTGCCACCTATGGATTGGCGAGGTTTAGTTTTGGGTTGCTTCTGCCCGCAATCAATGAATCACTTGAAATGTCCGAGTTTGTATCGGGGATGATTTCTTCGCTGTTTTATTTAGCCTATTGCCTCACAATCATCCTATCCACTGTGATTACGACAAAAGAAGGGCCGAGAAGGATGATTATCTCAGCTGGGATGTCAGCTTTTGCTGGATTGCTGTTGATAGGTGTCACTCCTAATGTATGGTTGCTTGCGCTAGGGGTGTTATTGGCTGGAGGAAGTACAGGTTTGGTATCTCCTCCTTATGGCGCCGCGATATCGCTATGGATTAAAGAGAGTAATCAAGGTAAAGCAAATACATGGGTCAATTCAGGAACCAGTTTTGGCATAGCCCTTTCTGGAGCAGGAGCGATTTTATTAGCACCGAATTGGAGACTGACGTATTTGATCTATGCTATCTTGACATTCCTGATATTGATATGGAATTTCCAAACGATTCCGAAAAATGGTATGAGTTCGAGGGTGAGGTTTAAAAAAGGAAACCTCTCTATACGAGGAGTAAAAGGAGCGATTCCTTTAACTTTGGCATCTCTTACCTTGGGGTTTTCAACAGCGGCCTTTTGGACATTTTCCAGATCTTTTATAGAAGTGGCTGGAGATTATAGTGAATGGCAGCTTTCGGGATTTTGGGTCATTATAGGACTATTTGGTGTGCTAGGAGGATTTTCTGGTTCACATGTTGAAAAATGGGGACTGTCTTTAGCTTATAAGGTAGGGAGTTTGTCGATTGCCTCATCATCGATTATTCTTTCTTTTGCACCAGGAAATTTGTTGATGTCTTATTTATCGGCTGGAATTTTTGGCAGCTCCTATATATTTTTAACCGGCGTCCTTCTTGTCTGGGGAATCCGTGTATTTATTACGAATGCATCATTAGGTATCGGCGTACCCTTTTTAACCTTGGCAATGGGTCAGGTAATCGGTTCAGTACTCGCCGGATGGCTCATTGGGACATGGGGATATGTTACTTCCTTTATACTTTACGGAGTAGTAGGCATTGTGGCTGCCCTTATAGCCCCAAAAAAGAGATAG
- a CDS encoding BCCT family transporter: MSKSDQISLKEKVNWPVFILSGGLLLLFVLLSIVKVDMVKHYVDIGFALSIRYFGAYWQLLLLATFIVGAAIAFSKYGRVKLGNPGQQPEMSLFKFIAIVVTSGLGAGGVFWAAAEPMYYFMEVPPMHTGIIAGTKEAVAPALAQSYMSWGFTAWSVYGAISTIVIMYAHHHKGMPLKPRTLLYPIFGEKIRDSIWGTLADVFCIIGAAAGTIGPIGFLGLQVSYGVNAVFGWPDTFTTQVFIILALITIVLFSTLTGIEKGIQWLSKANVVMAVAIAFFLLLFGPGGFIIDSFISSFGMYTSEFISISTFRADQEWLGSWMLFFFGWFIGFGPLVSLLVARIAGGRKIREVFLVVAIIAPLAANFWFTILGGTGILQELKNAGSISGPLMEGGLPAAIIAIAEKMPLGFIMPFVFLILTMLFVVTTVDSMAYSISMSVTGAGNPPKMVRVFWAVIMAVIATILIKIGGGGIGALQSFVVIAAVPVSILMLPLLWHAPRIAKEMAKDQGIIDRNAEK; this comes from the coding sequence ATGTCAAAGAGTGATCAGATTTCGTTAAAGGAGAAAGTGAATTGGCCCGTTTTTATACTAAGCGGCGGCCTGCTTCTTCTATTTGTTTTACTTTCGATTGTTAAAGTAGATATGGTTAAACATTACGTAGACATAGGTTTTGCCTTATCGATTCGTTATTTTGGAGCGTATTGGCAGTTGCTTTTGTTAGCCACTTTTATTGTAGGAGCTGCGATTGCTTTTTCCAAATATGGAAGGGTGAAGCTTGGCAATCCAGGCCAACAGCCGGAGATGAGCTTGTTCAAATTTATTGCGATTGTCGTGACTTCAGGACTTGGGGCTGGCGGAGTGTTCTGGGCAGCCGCTGAGCCGATGTATTATTTTATGGAAGTCCCACCGATGCACACGGGGATTATTGCGGGGACGAAAGAAGCGGTGGCGCCCGCTCTTGCTCAAAGTTATATGTCATGGGGATTCACGGCCTGGTCAGTCTATGGTGCGATCAGTACGATCGTGATTATGTATGCCCATCATCATAAGGGCATGCCGCTAAAGCCGAGAACCCTTTTGTATCCTATCTTTGGTGAAAAAATTCGTGATAGCATTTGGGGAACACTGGCCGATGTTTTTTGTATCATTGGAGCAGCGGCTGGAACCATCGGGCCGATTGGGTTTCTTGGGTTGCAAGTAAGTTATGGTGTCAACGCGGTGTTTGGATGGCCTGATACCTTTACAACACAAGTGTTCATTATATTAGCTCTCATTACAATTGTTTTATTCTCTACATTAACTGGTATTGAAAAAGGGATTCAATGGCTAAGTAAGGCAAACGTCGTGATGGCGGTGGCCATAGCTTTCTTCTTATTGCTGTTTGGTCCTGGCGGGTTTATTATAGATTCCTTTATTTCATCCTTTGGAATGTACACGAGCGAATTTATTTCGATTAGTACGTTTCGGGCTGATCAGGAATGGCTGGGGAGCTGGATGCTCTTCTTCTTCGGCTGGTTTATCGGCTTTGGCCCATTAGTTTCACTGCTTGTCGCGAGAATCGCTGGAGGGCGCAAGATTAGAGAAGTATTCCTTGTGGTCGCTATTATCGCACCGCTGGCCGCCAACTTTTGGTTTACCATTTTAGGCGGGACAGGCATTCTTCAGGAGTTAAAGAATGCGGGATCGATCAGTGGACCTCTAATGGAAGGCGGACTGCCGGCGGCGATCATCGCCATTGCTGAAAAAATGCCATTAGGATTTATAATGCCATTCGTCTTTCTCATTTTAACGATGCTCTTTGTCGTCACGACCGTTGACTCAATGGCCTACTCAATTTCGATGAGTGTAACAGGGGCCGGGAATCCACCGAAAATGGTTCGTGTGTTCTGGGCAGTGATCATGGCAGTAATTGCTACGATTTTAATAAAAATTGGCGGGGGAGGCATTGGGGCTTTACAGTCATTTGTCGTGATTGCCGCTGTTCCTGTCTCGATTTTAATGCTTCCGTTATTGTGGCACGCACCGCGGATTGCGAAAGAGATGGCGAAAGATCAAGGAATCATTGATAGAAACGCAGAAAAATAA